A single genomic interval of Camelina sativa cultivar DH55 chromosome 11, Cs, whole genome shotgun sequence harbors:
- the LOC104724903 gene encoding ribonuclease 3-like protein 3 isoform X2: MDDAVEAVEKILNYSFVNKTLLKAALPQTFPEGFAEESSILYNRLEFLGDSVLEVAFTNYIYHAYPNLKLNELRDLRIANVSNEKLARAAVKHNLHRYAIHEKCSTTGEKFIEAVSREGDRVLYSELVKAPKEFANLVESIAGAVYIDVNYDVQRLWEIFRGLLEPIYTPDDLRLQLKPSSLALFRLADEHGKRIDFRNIHSAKLLAAAGVLQKLSDCLPIGNIIDEDNPLTEEMTEEEIVFYEDSPHVEPENVKGMSFEICSTENLQLQTELSSFPSTFENPLTDEMEKEQMVIDEDSPHDEPEDVKGKLFEICAKNKWPMPIFSFEEERGPKNEQRFVCSVKIEIPTIEGSFHMKGDVKPTKKLAENSSANHMIKALESSMMSLVIGNLQMPKSLDEKKKNLQMQETLDEHKNLRSKKRRTTYEMTPNKMVTGEDSLGLEPEDVKGQSIEICSTDKLQTQTGSSSFLTASKNPLSDEMTEEQIVMNEDSPHVEPADVKGNSFDICSAKKLQPLTGSSSLPTAAENPSTSDMTTKQMVGDKDSLHVEPEDVKGKLYEICAKNNWPNPVFSVEEERGPENEQIFVCSVKIEIPTIEGSFHMKGDVKPTKKLAENSSADHMIRALESSMMNLVIGNLQMPKSLDEKKKNLQMQESLDENKSLHSKKRRTTYEMTPNKMVTCEDS; encoded by the exons ATGGATGATGCAGTGGAAGCAGTGGAGAAGATCTTGAACTACAGTTTCGTAAACAAGACTCTTCTCAAGGCAGCCTTACCTCAAACGTTCCCTGAAGGTTTTGCTGAAGAATCATCTATTCTATACAACCGGCTTGAGTTTCTCGGCGACTCCGTTCTCGAGGTCGCCTTCACTAATTACATCTACCACGCTTACCCTAATCTCAAACTCAATGAGTTACGTGACTTGCGAATTGCAAATGTAAGTAACGAGAAGCTCGCTCGTGCCGCCGTCAAACACAACCTCCACCGATACGCCATACACGAGAAATGTTCTACTACAGGTGAAAAG tttatagAGGCAGTGAGCAGAGAAGGTGATCGTGTTCTGTATAGTGAATTGGTGAAAGCACCAAAAGAGTTTGCTAATCTTGTAGAGTCAATAGCTGGAGCTGTTTATATTGATGTGAATTATGATGTACAAAGACTTTGGGag ATCTTCAGGGGGCTTTTGGAGCCAATATATACACCGGATGATTTACGGCTGCAACTTAAACCATCATCTCTTGCACTCTTTCGTTTGGCTGATGAACACGGCAAGCGAATCGATTTCAG AAATATACATAGTGCGAAGCTGCTTGCTGCTGCGGGAGTGTTACAGAAGCTGTCAGATTGTCTTCCCATTGGCAACATTATTGATGAGGATAATCCCTTAACCGAGGAAATGACAGAAGAAGAAATAGTTTTTTATGAGGATAGTCCACATGTAGAACCTGAAAATGTGAAAGGGATGTCGTTTGAGATTTGCTCCACTGAAAATCTCCAATTACAGACTGAGTTATCTTCTTTTCCTTCCACCTTTGAGAACCCGTTAACCGATGAAATGGAAAAAGAGCAAATGGTTATTGATGAGGATAGTCCACATGATGAACCTGAGGATGTGAAAgggaagttgtttgagatttgtgcCAAGAATAAGTGGCCGATGCCAATTTTCAG ttttgaagaagaaagagggcCAAAAAATGAGCAGAGATTTGTCTGTTCTGTGAAGATTGAGATCCCAACTATAGAAGGTTCCTTTCACATGAAAGGAGATGTAAAACCAACGAAAAAGCTAGCAGAAAATTCCTCAGCGAATCACATGATAAAAGCCTTGGAATCTTCTATGATGAGTCTAGTCATAGGTAATCTGCAAATGCCGAAAAGtctagatgagaagaagaagaatctgcaAATGCAAGAAACTTTAGATGAACACAAGAATCTGCGTTCAAAGAAGAGGAGAACTACTTATGAAATGACGCCAAATAAAATGGTTACTGGTGAGGATAGTCTAGGTCTTGAACCTGAAGATGTGAAAGGGCAGTCGATTGAGATTTGCTCCACGGATAAGCTCCAAACACAGACtggatcatcttcttttctaaCCGCCTCTAAGAACCCCTTAAGCGATGAAATGACAGAAGAACAAATAGTTATGAATGAGGATAGTCCTCATGTTGAACCTGCGGATGTGAAAGGGAACTCGTTTGACATTTGCTCTGCTAAAAAGCTCCAGCCACTGACTGGATCATCTTCGTTGCCTACTGCTGCTGAGAACCCGTCAACCTCTGATatgacaacaaaacaaatggtTGGTGATAAGGATAGTCTACATGTTGAACCCGAAGATGTGAAAGGGAAATTGTATGAGATTTGCGCAAAGAATAATTGGCCGAACCCGGTTTTCAG tgttgaagaagaaagagggcCAGAAAATGAGCAGATTTTTGTCTGTTCAGTTAAGATTGAGATCCCAACTATAGAAGGTTCTTTTCACATGAAGGGAGATGTAAAACCAACGAAAAAGCTAGCAGAAAATTCATCAGCGGATCACATGATAAGAGCCTTGGAATCTTCTATGATGAATCTAGTTATAGGTAATCTGCAAATGCCGAAAAGtttagatgagaagaagaagaatttgcaAATGCAAGAAAGTTTAGATGAAAACAAGAGTCTGCATTCAAAGAAGAGGAGAACTACTTATGAAATGACACCAAATAAAATGGTTACTTGTGAGGATAGTTAA
- the LOC104724903 gene encoding ribonuclease 3-like protein 3 isoform X1: MDDAVEAVEKILNYSFVNKTLLKAALPQTFPEGFAEESSILYNRLEFLGDSVLEVAFTNYIYHAYPNLKLNELRDLRIANVSNEKLARAAVKHNLHRYAIHEKCSTTGEKFIEAVSREGDRVLYSELVKAPKEFANLVESIAGAVYIDVNYDVQRLWEIFRGLLEPIYTPDDLRLQLKPSSLALFRLADEHGKRIDFRYWKDVGRDKHVAEVYLDDLFIAAARARNIHSAKLLAAAGVLQKLSDCLPIGNIIDEDNPLTEEMTEEEIVFYEDSPHVEPENVKGMSFEICSTENLQLQTELSSFPSTFENPLTDEMEKEQMVIDEDSPHDEPEDVKGKLFEICAKNKWPMPIFSFEEERGPKNEQRFVCSVKIEIPTIEGSFHMKGDVKPTKKLAENSSANHMIKALESSMMSLVIGNLQMPKSLDEKKKNLQMQETLDEHKNLRSKKRRTTYEMTPNKMVTGEDSLGLEPEDVKGQSIEICSTDKLQTQTGSSSFLTASKNPLSDEMTEEQIVMNEDSPHVEPADVKGNSFDICSAKKLQPLTGSSSLPTAAENPSTSDMTTKQMVGDKDSLHVEPEDVKGKLYEICAKNNWPNPVFSVEEERGPENEQIFVCSVKIEIPTIEGSFHMKGDVKPTKKLAENSSADHMIRALESSMMNLVIGNLQMPKSLDEKKKNLQMQESLDENKSLHSKKRRTTYEMTPNKMVTCEDS, encoded by the exons ATGGATGATGCAGTGGAAGCAGTGGAGAAGATCTTGAACTACAGTTTCGTAAACAAGACTCTTCTCAAGGCAGCCTTACCTCAAACGTTCCCTGAAGGTTTTGCTGAAGAATCATCTATTCTATACAACCGGCTTGAGTTTCTCGGCGACTCCGTTCTCGAGGTCGCCTTCACTAATTACATCTACCACGCTTACCCTAATCTCAAACTCAATGAGTTACGTGACTTGCGAATTGCAAATGTAAGTAACGAGAAGCTCGCTCGTGCCGCCGTCAAACACAACCTCCACCGATACGCCATACACGAGAAATGTTCTACTACAGGTGAAAAG tttatagAGGCAGTGAGCAGAGAAGGTGATCGTGTTCTGTATAGTGAATTGGTGAAAGCACCAAAAGAGTTTGCTAATCTTGTAGAGTCAATAGCTGGAGCTGTTTATATTGATGTGAATTATGATGTACAAAGACTTTGGGag ATCTTCAGGGGGCTTTTGGAGCCAATATATACACCGGATGATTTACGGCTGCAACTTAAACCATCATCTCTTGCACTCTTTCGTTTGGCTGATGAACACGGCAAGCGAATCGATTTCAGGTATTGGAAAGATGTCGGCAGAGACAAACATGTTGCTGAGGTATATCTTGATGATTTATTTATAGCTGCTGCGCGTGCTAGAAATATACATAGTGCGAAGCTGCTTGCTGCTGCGGGAGTGTTACAGAAGCTGTCAGATTGTCTTCCCATTGGCAACATTATTGATGAGGATAATCCCTTAACCGAGGAAATGACAGAAGAAGAAATAGTTTTTTATGAGGATAGTCCACATGTAGAACCTGAAAATGTGAAAGGGATGTCGTTTGAGATTTGCTCCACTGAAAATCTCCAATTACAGACTGAGTTATCTTCTTTTCCTTCCACCTTTGAGAACCCGTTAACCGATGAAATGGAAAAAGAGCAAATGGTTATTGATGAGGATAGTCCACATGATGAACCTGAGGATGTGAAAgggaagttgtttgagatttgtgcCAAGAATAAGTGGCCGATGCCAATTTTCAG ttttgaagaagaaagagggcCAAAAAATGAGCAGAGATTTGTCTGTTCTGTGAAGATTGAGATCCCAACTATAGAAGGTTCCTTTCACATGAAAGGAGATGTAAAACCAACGAAAAAGCTAGCAGAAAATTCCTCAGCGAATCACATGATAAAAGCCTTGGAATCTTCTATGATGAGTCTAGTCATAGGTAATCTGCAAATGCCGAAAAGtctagatgagaagaagaagaatctgcaAATGCAAGAAACTTTAGATGAACACAAGAATCTGCGTTCAAAGAAGAGGAGAACTACTTATGAAATGACGCCAAATAAAATGGTTACTGGTGAGGATAGTCTAGGTCTTGAACCTGAAGATGTGAAAGGGCAGTCGATTGAGATTTGCTCCACGGATAAGCTCCAAACACAGACtggatcatcttcttttctaaCCGCCTCTAAGAACCCCTTAAGCGATGAAATGACAGAAGAACAAATAGTTATGAATGAGGATAGTCCTCATGTTGAACCTGCGGATGTGAAAGGGAACTCGTTTGACATTTGCTCTGCTAAAAAGCTCCAGCCACTGACTGGATCATCTTCGTTGCCTACTGCTGCTGAGAACCCGTCAACCTCTGATatgacaacaaaacaaatggtTGGTGATAAGGATAGTCTACATGTTGAACCCGAAGATGTGAAAGGGAAATTGTATGAGATTTGCGCAAAGAATAATTGGCCGAACCCGGTTTTCAG tgttgaagaagaaagagggcCAGAAAATGAGCAGATTTTTGTCTGTTCAGTTAAGATTGAGATCCCAACTATAGAAGGTTCTTTTCACATGAAGGGAGATGTAAAACCAACGAAAAAGCTAGCAGAAAATTCATCAGCGGATCACATGATAAGAGCCTTGGAATCTTCTATGATGAATCTAGTTATAGGTAATCTGCAAATGCCGAAAAGtttagatgagaagaagaagaatttgcaAATGCAAGAAAGTTTAGATGAAAACAAGAGTCTGCATTCAAAGAAGAGGAGAACTACTTATGAAATGACACCAAATAAAATGGTTACTTGTGAGGATAGTTAA
- the LOC104724905 gene encoding ribonuclease 3-like protein 3 isoform X1 — MDSSVEAVEKILNYSFTNKNLLKEATTQTSPDCVGSSPLFKRLEFLGDAVLEVALSNHIHLTYPTSTSTSWEVHSLRPPNVSNEKFARVALNHNLYQLLKRDLPFPSLDEEVKEFTEAVSKEDGPVPYGGVVKAPKILADIVESIAGALYVDVNFDLQRFWEIFRGFLEPIFTLDDIKEQPEETYLALSRLGDKHGKRIDFRYYEQERRGFIVEVYLDDEFIAASRFVKGKDRAKLLAATEALQKLSERMPTEKINSDDNLDFENEDVKRKLFEICSSEKLQLQTRSSSSPTASENPLANEMTQAEMVMDEDSPHVEHEDSKGEFFEICSSRKLQIHTESSLLPTASVNPLTYEITTKQMVVDKDSLHVVPKDVKGKLIHICATNKWPGPVFSVDEEQRPENKQYVCSVKIEIPAIESTFHMKGDAKLSKKEAERSSAYHMIGALKSSLMSLVMRNLRMLESLELKKSLSLFGSEMGSDLVEAVEKILNYGFVNKNLLKEALTHGDHSPLFKRLTFVGEPALSLAFTNYMYLMYPKLELKNLSLLQEANTCNYRYARVAVKKGIYQFFIQDALSSKKEKLERKIKEIKEFIELMGKEDDSDSDPDPYRFVKAPRYLASLVNVVAGAVYIDVDYNVQRLWEIVRGLFEPIYTPDDLRRQAHPLLTLLCFGEKHGKRIEFRYVEKGEAINAQVYIDDEFIARGGDSHKNRADAKMQAAKAALQKLSETMPIEMVMKYIEYEDAKEKLIEICNKRKWPNPIYDSVESSEEGYVYSAKIETPTKDGTLCIEGNRKRRRKVAENSSASNMIRALESPLTSLVISKMKMQKKIEKEKRKLEMQESLDEKYPQMKEILDKKKNPQMQKSLDEKNNPQMQKSLDEKKSLQTREKLDDNKNSQRQVSLDENKNSQTQESVDEKKNPQMQESLDEKKNPQMQESLDEKKNPQIQESLDENKTQPSKKRKRRR, encoded by the exons ATGGATTCATCAGTAGAAGCTGTGGAGAAGATCTTGAACTACAGTTTCACGAACAAGAATCTTCTCAAGGAAGCGACAACGCAAACCTCTCCTGATTGCGTGGGCTCATCTCCTTTATTCAAGCGGCTTGAGTTCCTCGGCGATGCGGTTCTTGAGGTCGCCTTGTCGAATCACATTCACCTCACCTACCCTACTTCCACTTCCACATCCTGGGAGGTGCATAGCCTGCGACCTCCAAATGTTAGTAACGAGAAATTCGCTCGTGTCGCCCTCAATCACAACCTCTACCAACTCCTTAAACGTGACCTTCCTTTTCCTTCGTTAGATGAAGAG gTTAAAGAGTTCACAGAGGCTGTGAGCAAAGAAGATGGTCCTGTTCCGTATGGTGGAGTGGTGAAAGCACCAAAAATTCTTGCTGACATTGTAGAGTCAATAGCTGGAGCTCTTTATGttgatgtgaattttgatttgcAAAGATTTTGGGAG ATCTTCAGGGGTTTTTTGGAGCCAATATTTACACTTGATGATATAAAGGAGCAACCTGAAGAAACATATCTTGCGCTTTCTCGTTTGGGTGATAAACATGGCAAGCGAATAGACTTCAGGTATTACgaacaagaaagaagaggatTTATTGTTGAGGTATATCTTGATGATGAGTTTATAGCAGCTTCGAGGTTTGTTAAAGGTAAAGATCGAGCCAAGCTGCTCGCTGCTACGGAAGCGTTACAGAAGTTGTCAGAACGTATGCCCACTGAAAAGATCAATAGTGATGATAATCTAGACTTCGAAAATGAAGATGTGAAACgaaagttgtttgagatttgctCCTCTGAAAAGCTCCAGTTACAGACTCGATCATCTTCTTCGCCCACTGCCTCTGAGAACCCTTTAGCCAATGAAATGACACAAGCAGAAATGGTTATGGATGAGGATAGTCCACATGTTGAACATGAAGATTCGAAAGGGGAGTTTTTTGAGATTTGCTCTAGTAGAAAGCTTCAGATTCATACTGAATCATCTTTGTTGCCCACTGCCTCGGTGAACCCGTTAACCTATGaaatcacaacaaaacaaatggtTGTTGATAAGGATAGTCTACATGTTGTACCCAAAGATGTGAAAGGGAAGTTGATTCATATCTGCGCCACCAATAAGTGGCCAGGGCCAGTTTTCAG TGTGGATGAGGAACAACGGCCAGAAAATAAGCAGTATGTTTGCTCAGTTAAGATTGAGATCCCAGCTATAGAGAGTACCTTTCACATGAAGGGAGATGCAAAATTATCGAAAAAGGAGGCAGAAAGATCCTCAGCCTACCACATGATAGGTGCCTTGAAATCTTCTCTAATGAGTCTTGTCATGCGTAATCTGCGAATGCTGGAAAGTTTAGAATTGAAGAAGAGTTTATCTCTCTTTGGCTCAGAGATGGGTTCTGATTTAGTGGAAGCAGTGGAGAAGATCTTGAATTACGGTTTTGTGAACAAGAATCTTCTGAAAGAAGCGCTAACGCACGGTGATCATTCACCTTTGTTCAAACGGCTTACGTTCGTTGGCGAGCCCGCTCTTTCTCTCGCCTTCACGAATTACATGTACCTCATGTACCCTAAGCTCGAACTGAAGAATTTGTCTCTGTTGCAAGAAGCGAATACATGTAATTACAGATACGCTCGTGTGGCCGTAAAAAAAGGCATCTACCAATTCTTTATACAAGATGCTCTTTCGtccaaaaaggaaaagttagaaagaaag ATTAAAGAGATTAAAGAGTTCATAGAGTTGATGGGCAAAGAagatgattctgattctgatccAGATCCATACAGATTTGTGAAAGCCCCAAGATATCTCGCTAGTCTTGTAAATGTTGTAGCTGGAGCTGTTTATATTGATGTGGATTATAATGTACAAAGACTCTGGGAG ATCGTCAGGGGTCTTTTTGAGCCAATATATACACCGGATGATTTGAGGCGGCAAGCTCATCCACTTCTTACgcttttgtgttttggtgaaaAACACGGCAAGCGAATCGAGTTCAGGTATGTTGAAAAGGGCGAGGCAATCAATGCTCAGGTatatattgatgatgaatttaTTGCTCGTGGTGGGGACTCTCATAAGAATAGAGCTGATGCAAAGATGCAGGCTGCTAAGGCAGCGTTACAGAAGTTGTCAGAAACTATGCCCATTGAAATGGTTATGAAGTACATTGAATATGAAGATGCAAAAGAGAAGTTGATTGAgatttgcaacaagaggaaatGGCCAAACCCGATTTACGACAG TGTTGAGAGCTCTGAGGAGGGATATGTTTATTCAGCTAAGATTGAGACTCCAACTAAAGACGGTACCTTATGCATCGAGGGCAATAGAAAAAGACGGAGAAAGGTAGCAGAAAACTCATCAGCCTCCAACATGATAAGAGCCTTGGAATCTCCTCTAACGAGTCTTGTCATAAGTAagatgaaaatgcaaaaaaaaatagagaaggagaagaggaaactGGAAATGCAGGAAAGTTTAGATGAGAAATATCCGCAAATGAAGGAAATTttagataagaagaagaatccgcAAATGCAGAAAAGTTTAGATGAGAAGAACAATCCGCAAATGCAGAAAAGtttagatgagaagaagagtctGCAAACACGGGAAAAATTAGATGATAACAAGAATTCGCAAAGGCAGGTAAGTTTAGATGAAAACAAGAATTCGCAAACACAGGAAAGTgtagatgagaagaagaatccgCAAATGCAAGAAAGtttagatgagaagaagaatccgCAGATGCAGGAAAGtttagatgagaagaagaatccgCAGATTCAGGAAAGTTTAGATGAGAACAAGACTCAGCcttcaaagaagaggaagagaagacgaTGA
- the LOC104724905 gene encoding ribonuclease 3-like protein 3 isoform X2 has product MDSSVEAVEKILNYSFTNKNLLKEATTQTSPDCVGSSPLFKRLEFLGDAVLEVALSNHIHLTYPTSTSTSWEVHSLRPPNVSNEKFARVALNHNLYQLLKRDLPFPSLDEEVKEFTEAVSKEDGPVPYGGVVKAPKILADIVESIAGALYVDVNFDLQRFWEIFRGFLEPIFTLDDIKEQPEETYLALSRLGDKHGKRIDFRYYEQERRGFIVEVYLDDEFIAASRFVKGKDRAKLLAATEALQKLSERMPTEKINSDDNLDFENEDVKRKLFEICSSEKLQLQTRSSSSPTASENPLANEMTQAEMVMDEDSPHVEHEDSKGEFFEICSSRKLQIHTESSLLPTASVNPLTYEITTKQMVVDKDSLHVVPKDVKGKLIHICATNKWPGPVFSVDEEQRPENKQYVCSVKIEIPAIESTFHMKGDAKLSKKEAERSSAYHMIEMGSDLVEAVEKILNYGFVNKNLLKEALTHGDHSPLFKRLTFVGEPALSLAFTNYMYLMYPKLELKNLSLLQEANTCNYRYARVAVKKGIYQFFIQDALSSKKEKLERKIKEIKEFIELMGKEDDSDSDPDPYRFVKAPRYLASLVNVVAGAVYIDVDYNVQRLWEIVRGLFEPIYTPDDLRRQAHPLLTLLCFGEKHGKRIEFRYVEKGEAINAQVYIDDEFIARGGDSHKNRADAKMQAAKAALQKLSETMPIEMVMKYIEYEDAKEKLIEICNKRKWPNPIYDSVESSEEGYVYSAKIETPTKDGTLCIEGNRKRRRKVAENSSASNMIRALESPLTSLVISKMKMQKKIEKEKRKLEMQESLDEKYPQMKEILDKKKNPQMQKSLDEKNNPQMQKSLDEKKSLQTREKLDDNKNSQRQVSLDENKNSQTQESVDEKKNPQMQESLDEKKNPQMQESLDEKKNPQIQESLDENKTQPSKKRKRRR; this is encoded by the exons ATGGATTCATCAGTAGAAGCTGTGGAGAAGATCTTGAACTACAGTTTCACGAACAAGAATCTTCTCAAGGAAGCGACAACGCAAACCTCTCCTGATTGCGTGGGCTCATCTCCTTTATTCAAGCGGCTTGAGTTCCTCGGCGATGCGGTTCTTGAGGTCGCCTTGTCGAATCACATTCACCTCACCTACCCTACTTCCACTTCCACATCCTGGGAGGTGCATAGCCTGCGACCTCCAAATGTTAGTAACGAGAAATTCGCTCGTGTCGCCCTCAATCACAACCTCTACCAACTCCTTAAACGTGACCTTCCTTTTCCTTCGTTAGATGAAGAG gTTAAAGAGTTCACAGAGGCTGTGAGCAAAGAAGATGGTCCTGTTCCGTATGGTGGAGTGGTGAAAGCACCAAAAATTCTTGCTGACATTGTAGAGTCAATAGCTGGAGCTCTTTATGttgatgtgaattttgatttgcAAAGATTTTGGGAG ATCTTCAGGGGTTTTTTGGAGCCAATATTTACACTTGATGATATAAAGGAGCAACCTGAAGAAACATATCTTGCGCTTTCTCGTTTGGGTGATAAACATGGCAAGCGAATAGACTTCAGGTATTACgaacaagaaagaagaggatTTATTGTTGAGGTATATCTTGATGATGAGTTTATAGCAGCTTCGAGGTTTGTTAAAGGTAAAGATCGAGCCAAGCTGCTCGCTGCTACGGAAGCGTTACAGAAGTTGTCAGAACGTATGCCCACTGAAAAGATCAATAGTGATGATAATCTAGACTTCGAAAATGAAGATGTGAAACgaaagttgtttgagatttgctCCTCTGAAAAGCTCCAGTTACAGACTCGATCATCTTCTTCGCCCACTGCCTCTGAGAACCCTTTAGCCAATGAAATGACACAAGCAGAAATGGTTATGGATGAGGATAGTCCACATGTTGAACATGAAGATTCGAAAGGGGAGTTTTTTGAGATTTGCTCTAGTAGAAAGCTTCAGATTCATACTGAATCATCTTTGTTGCCCACTGCCTCGGTGAACCCGTTAACCTATGaaatcacaacaaaacaaatggtTGTTGATAAGGATAGTCTACATGTTGTACCCAAAGATGTGAAAGGGAAGTTGATTCATATCTGCGCCACCAATAAGTGGCCAGGGCCAGTTTTCAG TGTGGATGAGGAACAACGGCCAGAAAATAAGCAGTATGTTTGCTCAGTTAAGATTGAGATCCCAGCTATAGAGAGTACCTTTCACATGAAGGGAGATGCAAAATTATCGAAAAAGGAGGCAGAAAGATCCTCAGCCTACCACATGATAG AGATGGGTTCTGATTTAGTGGAAGCAGTGGAGAAGATCTTGAATTACGGTTTTGTGAACAAGAATCTTCTGAAAGAAGCGCTAACGCACGGTGATCATTCACCTTTGTTCAAACGGCTTACGTTCGTTGGCGAGCCCGCTCTTTCTCTCGCCTTCACGAATTACATGTACCTCATGTACCCTAAGCTCGAACTGAAGAATTTGTCTCTGTTGCAAGAAGCGAATACATGTAATTACAGATACGCTCGTGTGGCCGTAAAAAAAGGCATCTACCAATTCTTTATACAAGATGCTCTTTCGtccaaaaaggaaaagttagaaagaaag ATTAAAGAGATTAAAGAGTTCATAGAGTTGATGGGCAAAGAagatgattctgattctgatccAGATCCATACAGATTTGTGAAAGCCCCAAGATATCTCGCTAGTCTTGTAAATGTTGTAGCTGGAGCTGTTTATATTGATGTGGATTATAATGTACAAAGACTCTGGGAG ATCGTCAGGGGTCTTTTTGAGCCAATATATACACCGGATGATTTGAGGCGGCAAGCTCATCCACTTCTTACgcttttgtgttttggtgaaaAACACGGCAAGCGAATCGAGTTCAGGTATGTTGAAAAGGGCGAGGCAATCAATGCTCAGGTatatattgatgatgaatttaTTGCTCGTGGTGGGGACTCTCATAAGAATAGAGCTGATGCAAAGATGCAGGCTGCTAAGGCAGCGTTACAGAAGTTGTCAGAAACTATGCCCATTGAAATGGTTATGAAGTACATTGAATATGAAGATGCAAAAGAGAAGTTGATTGAgatttgcaacaagaggaaatGGCCAAACCCGATTTACGACAG TGTTGAGAGCTCTGAGGAGGGATATGTTTATTCAGCTAAGATTGAGACTCCAACTAAAGACGGTACCTTATGCATCGAGGGCAATAGAAAAAGACGGAGAAAGGTAGCAGAAAACTCATCAGCCTCCAACATGATAAGAGCCTTGGAATCTCCTCTAACGAGTCTTGTCATAAGTAagatgaaaatgcaaaaaaaaatagagaaggagaagaggaaactGGAAATGCAGGAAAGTTTAGATGAGAAATATCCGCAAATGAAGGAAATTttagataagaagaagaatccgcAAATGCAGAAAAGTTTAGATGAGAAGAACAATCCGCAAATGCAGAAAAGtttagatgagaagaagagtctGCAAACACGGGAAAAATTAGATGATAACAAGAATTCGCAAAGGCAGGTAAGTTTAGATGAAAACAAGAATTCGCAAACACAGGAAAGTgtagatgagaagaagaatccgCAAATGCAAGAAAGtttagatgagaagaagaatccgCAGATGCAGGAAAGtttagatgagaagaagaatccgCAGATTCAGGAAAGTTTAGATGAGAACAAGACTCAGCcttcaaagaagaggaagagaagacgaTGA